CGGCACGGTCATCGATCCCTTCGGTCATCAGTGGCAGCTCGCGACCCACAAGGAGAACGTCTCCTCGAAGGAGATGGCGCGCCGCGCCGCGGCCGCGATGAGCACGCCGCCGCAGAACGGGTAGCCTCCGGTCGAACGACATCTTGCGGTTGCAAAGGGTGAGCCCTCCCTGGAGGGTCGTTCCGGACCTTGACTCCGGACGGCCTTCTCGGGGATGGGCTCTTTCTTTTGTCGAGAAGCCCCCAGTATTTACAATCTATACCGTGAAGATGCAATGTTTGCGTGTGGCTGTTTTCTTGGGAAACGCGAGCACGCGTTCGACCTCGCTTGGAGAGAGTTCATGAGAAGCAGGAGCCCGGCGTCTGGCCGGAACATCTGGAGAGCCGTCCTCGCCGCGATGCTGTTGGCGGGCCTGGCGGCGGGCCGTGCGGCGTCCGCGGAGGCGTTTACCCTCTTTGAAAGCGGGCAGGTCCGGCCTCTCGCACTCTCGCCGAGTGGCAGGTTCCTCTACGCCGTCAACACGCCGGACAACCGCCTCGAGGTCTTCCAGGTCCAATCCGGAAGCCTCACCCACCGCGCCTCGGTGCCCGTGGGGCTCGAGCCCGTCGCGGTCGCGGCGCGGAGCGACGAGGAGGTCTGGGTCGTCAATCACCTGTCCGACAGCGTCAGCGTCGTGCGGCTCAACGCCCTGGGGACGGGCGGCGCCGTGGTGCGGACCCTGCTCGTCGGCGACGAGCCGCGAGACATCGTCTTCGCCGGGCCCGGGAAGAGCCGCGCCTTCATCACCGCCGCGCACCGCGGCCAGAACGTGCCCTTCGATCCGAAGCTCACCACGCCGGGCATCGGCCGCGCCGACGTCTGGGTCTTCGATGCCAACGTGTTGGGCACCTCGCTCGGTGGCACCCCCCTGACGATCGTCAGCCTCTTCAGTGATACCCCGCGCGCGCTCGCGGTGACGCCGGACGGCTCGCGCGTCTACGCGGCCGCGTTCCACTCGGGCAACCGCACCTCCGTCATCCACGAGTCCCTCGTCCCCAATGGCGGCGAGGCGGTGGGCGGCGTCCCCGGACCGAACACCAACTTCGAGGGGGTGCCGGGGACCGAGGTGTCCGTCATCGTCAAGTACAACGGCCAGGACTGGGTGGACGTGCTGAACCGCCCGTGGACGGACAAGGTGCGGTTCTCCCTGCCGGACAAGGACGTGTTCGTCATCGACGCCGTCGCCAACCCGCCGGCGCAGCTCGCGGGCCCGGCCGGTGTCTACTCCGGTGTCGGCACCATCCTGTTCAACATGGCCGTCAACCCGGTCAGCGGGAAGGTGTACGTCAGCAACACCGAGGCCCGGAACGATCTGCGCTTCGAGGGGCCGGGCACGTTCGCCGGCAGCTCCCTGCGCGGGCACCTGCACGAGAGCCGCATCAGCGTGCTGAGCTCCTCGGGCGTCGCCCCGCGGCACCTCAACAAGCACATCAACTACAACGCCTGCTGCGCGCCGATCCCCAACCCGGAGAACGAGAAGAGCCTCGCGCAGCCCATGGGCATGGCGGTGAGCTCCAACGGCTCCACCCTGTACGTGGCCGCGTTCGGCTCCTCGAAGATCGGCGTCTACTCCACGGCCGCGCTCGAGGCGGATACCTTCGTGCCGAGCACGGCGAACCAGATCCTCCTGAGTGGCGGTGGCCCGACGGGGATGGTGCTGGACGAGTCCTGCGGGCGCATGTACGTGCTGACGCGCTTCGACAACGCGATCTCCATCGTCGACACCACCACGCGCCAGGAGATCGGCCACCTGCCGATGTACAACCCCGAGCCGCCCAGCGTGGTGGCGGGGCGTCCGTTCCTCTACGACGCGCGCAAGAGCTCGAGCCACGGCGACTCGTCCTGCGCGAGCTGC
The Archangium lipolyticum genome window above contains:
- a CDS encoding YncE family protein, whose protein sequence is MRSRSPASGRNIWRAVLAAMLLAGLAAGRAASAEAFTLFESGQVRPLALSPSGRFLYAVNTPDNRLEVFQVQSGSLTHRASVPVGLEPVAVAARSDEEVWVVNHLSDSVSVVRLNALGTGGAVVRTLLVGDEPRDIVFAGPGKSRAFITAAHRGQNVPFDPKLTTPGIGRADVWVFDANVLGTSLGGTPLTIVSLFSDTPRALAVTPDGSRVYAAAFHSGNRTSVIHESLVPNGGEAVGGVPGPNTNFEGVPGTEVSVIVKYNGQDWVDVLNRPWTDKVRFSLPDKDVFVIDAVANPPAQLAGPAGVYSGVGTILFNMAVNPVSGKVYVSNTEARNDLRFEGPGTFAGSSLRGHLHESRISVLSSSGVAPRHLNKHINYNACCAPIPNPENEKSLAQPMGMAVSSNGSTLYVAAFGSSKIGVYSTAALEADTFVPSTANQILLSGGGPTGMVLDESCGRMYVLTRFDNAISIVDTTTRQEIGHLPMYNPEPPSVVAGRPFLYDARKSSSHGDSSCASCHIFGDFDSLTWDLGNPDATVKTNLNPVVPVLPEFGTDPTFGQDTSFHPLKGPLATQSLRGMANHGPMHWRGDRTAANDAPSAQPDSGAYDEAAAFKQFNPAFMDLLGRDTQLTPAEMQKFSDFILQVMYPPNPIRNLDNSLTPAQQAGKDFFVNTTSFFQGPCESCHRLDPHANPEKGLFAGFFGTDGRSSFDAEPLFPKVPHLRNMYQKVGMFGAGFGFGSVEADPFLGEQVRGIGFNSDGAIPTLFLFNSGFDFHPIFNTPGIPLTPEGTEAKRNMELFMLAFDSNLAPIVGQQVTLTVTNTTVVAPRLNLLVARANVGECDLVAKGRVGGKEVGFLYLRNGQFASDRVAHPSLSDAALRAAVVSGGGALTYTCTPPGSGRRIGIDRDLDGFLDGDERVAGSNPADPLNTP